From Molothrus ater isolate BHLD 08-10-18 breed brown headed cowbird chromosome 8, BPBGC_Mater_1.1, whole genome shotgun sequence, a single genomic window includes:
- the NKX2-3 gene encoding homeobox protein Nkx-2.3 isoform X2, producing the protein MMLPSPVTSTPFSVKDILNLEQQQDPHYGAQLPHHLEHHFHPAACLLAAADGARFSDGEEEEEEEKLSYLSPMAAPGSQADARISADSYVHAVLRSSCEAPGPGEELDPAVRDPSEYHCVLKKPLDAAEKAEETERPKQRSRRKPRVLFSQAQVFELERRFKQQRYLSAPEREHLASSLKLTSTQVKIWFQNRRYKCKRQRQDKSLELGGPAAPPPPRRVAVPVLVRDGKPCLGGSQGYSSAYNGPYSYNGFPAYGYGNAASYNPGYGCTYPAGTGGASMQAACSPAAAASPFVNVGGLGGFSGGGQPLHQPAAGPSCGQGALQGIRAW; encoded by the exons ATGATGTTACCGAGCCCCGTCACCTCCACACCCTTCTCTGTCAAAGACATCCTcaacctggagcagcagcaggacccgCACTATGGGGCTCAGCTCCCGCACCACCTGGAGCACCACTTCCACCCCGCTGCCTGCCTGCTGGCGGCTGCCGACGGCGCCCGCTTCTCCGACGgcgaggaggaagaggaggaggaaaagctctCCTACCTGAGCCCCATGGCAGCGCCCGGCAGCCAGGCGGACGCGCGGATCTCCGCCGACAGCTACGTTCACGCCGTGCTGCGTAGCTCCTGCGAGGCTCCCGGCCCGGGAGAAGAGCTGGACCCGGCGGTCCGAGACCCAAGTGAGTATCA CTGCGTCCTGAAGAAGCCGCTGGACGCAGCGGAGAAGGCGGAGGAGACGGAGAGGCCGAAGCAGCGGAGCCGGAGGAAGCCCCGCGTACTCTTCTCCCAGGCGCAGGTCTTCGAGCTGGAGCGTCGGTTCAAGCAGCAGCGTTACCTGTCGGCGCCCGAGCGGGAGCACCTGGCCAGCAGCCTCAAGCTCACCTCCACGCAGGTGAAGATCTGGTTCCAGAACCGGCGCTACAAGTGCAAGCGGCAGCGGCAGGACAAGTCGCTGGAGCtgggcggccccgcggccccgccgccgccgcgcagGGTGGCCGTGCCCGTGCTGGTCCGTGACGGCAAGCCGTGCCTCGGCGGGTCGCAGGGCTACAGCTCGGCGTACAACGGGCCCTACTCCTACAATGGCTTCCCCGCCTACGGCTACGGCAACGCAGCCTCCTACAACCCCGGCTACGGCTGCACCTACCCGGCGGGCACCGGCGGCGCGTCCATGCAAGCCGCCTGCAGCCCAGCGGCGGCCGCCAGCCCCTTCGTGAACGTGGGCGGCCTCGGGGGTTTCAGCGGCGGCGGCCAGCCGCTGCACCAGCCGGCGGCGGGGCCTTCCTGCGGCCAGGGCGCACTGCAGGGCATTCGGGCCTGGTAG
- the NKX2-3 gene encoding homeobox protein Nkx-2.3 isoform X1, which translates to MMLPSPVTSTPFSVKDILNLEQQQDPHYGAQLPHHLEHHFHPAACLLAAADGARFSDGEEEEEEEKLSYLSPMAAPGSQADARISADSYVHAVLRSSCEAPGPGEELDPAVRDPKSCVLKKPLDAAEKAEETERPKQRSRRKPRVLFSQAQVFELERRFKQQRYLSAPEREHLASSLKLTSTQVKIWFQNRRYKCKRQRQDKSLELGGPAAPPPPRRVAVPVLVRDGKPCLGGSQGYSSAYNGPYSYNGFPAYGYGNAASYNPGYGCTYPAGTGGASMQAACSPAAAASPFVNVGGLGGFSGGGQPLHQPAAGPSCGQGALQGIRAW; encoded by the exons ATGATGTTACCGAGCCCCGTCACCTCCACACCCTTCTCTGTCAAAGACATCCTcaacctggagcagcagcaggacccgCACTATGGGGCTCAGCTCCCGCACCACCTGGAGCACCACTTCCACCCCGCTGCCTGCCTGCTGGCGGCTGCCGACGGCGCCCGCTTCTCCGACGgcgaggaggaagaggaggaggaaaagctctCCTACCTGAGCCCCATGGCAGCGCCCGGCAGCCAGGCGGACGCGCGGATCTCCGCCGACAGCTACGTTCACGCCGTGCTGCGTAGCTCCTGCGAGGCTCCCGGCCCGGGAGAAGAGCTGGACCCGGCGGTCCGAGACCCAA AGAGCTGCGTCCTGAAGAAGCCGCTGGACGCAGCGGAGAAGGCGGAGGAGACGGAGAGGCCGAAGCAGCGGAGCCGGAGGAAGCCCCGCGTACTCTTCTCCCAGGCGCAGGTCTTCGAGCTGGAGCGTCGGTTCAAGCAGCAGCGTTACCTGTCGGCGCCCGAGCGGGAGCACCTGGCCAGCAGCCTCAAGCTCACCTCCACGCAGGTGAAGATCTGGTTCCAGAACCGGCGCTACAAGTGCAAGCGGCAGCGGCAGGACAAGTCGCTGGAGCtgggcggccccgcggccccgccgccgccgcgcagGGTGGCCGTGCCCGTGCTGGTCCGTGACGGCAAGCCGTGCCTCGGCGGGTCGCAGGGCTACAGCTCGGCGTACAACGGGCCCTACTCCTACAATGGCTTCCCCGCCTACGGCTACGGCAACGCAGCCTCCTACAACCCCGGCTACGGCTGCACCTACCCGGCGGGCACCGGCGGCGCGTCCATGCAAGCCGCCTGCAGCCCAGCGGCGGCCGCCAGCCCCTTCGTGAACGTGGGCGGCCTCGGGGGTTTCAGCGGCGGCGGCCAGCCGCTGCACCAGCCGGCGGCGGGGCCTTCCTGCGGCCAGGGCGCACTGCAGGGCATTCGGGCCTGGTAG
- the GOT1 gene encoding aspartate aminotransferase, cytoplasmic has product MAASIFAAVPHSPPVAVFKLTADFREDSDSRKVNLGVGAYRTDEGQPWVLPVVKKVEQMIANDNSLNHEYLPILGLPEFRANASRIALGDDSPAIKEKRVGSVQCLGGTGALRIGADFLRRWYNGNNNTATPVYVSTPTWENHNSVFMDAGFKDIRTYHYWDAAKRGLDLQGLLNDMEQAPEFSIFILHACAHNPTGTDPTPEQWKQIAAVMKRRSLFPFFDSAYQGFASGSLDKDAWAVRYFVSEGFELFCAQSFSKNFGLYNERVGNLTVVGKDADNVQRVLSQIEKIVRTTWSNPPSQGARIVATTLASPQLFDEWKGNVKTMADRVLLMRSELRSRLEALGTPGTWNHITEQIGMFSFTGLNPKQVEYMVKEKHIYLMASGRINMCGLTTKNLDYVAKSIHEAVTKIQ; this is encoded by the exons ATGGCCGCCTCCATCTTCGCCGCCGTCCCCCACTCCCCGCCTGTCGCCGTCTTCAAGCTCACGGCGGATTTCCGGGAGGACAGCGACTCGCGGAAGGTCAACCTCGGCGTGGGCG CCTACCGCACGGACGAGGGGCAGCCATGGGTCCTGCCGGTGGTAAAGAAGGTGGAGCAGATGATCGCGAACGACAACAGCTTGAACCATGAGTATCTGCCCATCCTGGGCCTGCCCGAGTTCCGGGCCAACGCCTCCCGGATCGCCCTGGGTGATGACAGCCCTGCCATCAAGGAGAAGCGG GTGGGGAGCGTTCAGTGTCTCGGTGGGACGGGCGCTCTGCGGATCGGTGCAGACTTCCTCAGGCGCTGGTACAATGGCAACAACAACACGGCCACCCCCGTCTACGTCTCCACTCCAACCTGGG AGAACCACAATTCTGTGTTTATGGATGCTGGCTTCAAAGATATTAGAACTTACCACTACTGGGATGCTGCCAAGAGGGGTCTGgatctccaggggctgctgaaTGACATGGAA CAAGCCCCAGAGTTCTCCATTTTCATCCTCCATGCCTGTGCGCACAACCCAACAGGCACAGACCCTACTCCTGAGCAGTGGAAGCAGATTGCTGCTGTCATGAAG CGCCGGAGCCTGTTTCCATTCTTCGACTCAGCGTACCAAGGGTTTGCCTCTGGCAGCCTGGACAAGGATGCCTGGGCTGTGCGATACTTTGTCTCCGAGGGCTTTGAGCTCTTCTGTGCACAGTCGTTTTCCAAGAACTTTGGGCTCTACA ATGAACGGGTGGGGAACCTGACCGTGGTGGGGAAGGATGCAGACAACGTGCAGCGTGTGCTGTCCCAGATAGAGAAGATTGTGCGCACCACTTGGTCCAACCCTCCCTCCCAGGGAGCGCGCATTGTGGCCACTACACTTGCTTCCCCGCAGCTCTTTGATGAGTG gaaggggaaCGTGAAGACAATGGCAGATCGGGTCTTGCTGATGCGCTCAGAGCTCCGCTCCCGACTGGAGGCCCTCGGGACCCCAGGCACCTGGAACCACATCACAGAGCAGATTGGCATGTTCAGCTTCACAGGCCTGAACC CTAAGCAGGTGGAGTACATGGTCAAGGAAAAACACATCTACCTGATGGCTAGTGGGCGCATCAACATGTGTGGTCTAACTACCAAGAACCTGGACTATGTGGCCAAGTCCATCCATGAAGCTGTCACAAAAATCCAATGA